The DNA region GATTCGCTACCACAACGACGGCATCAGCCAGCACCAACGCACCCGCGAGGACGGATCCACCCCCGGCTGTGGTTCCCCACCGCCTCCGGCCGCGCCGTGTTCTTCCCGCGCCCGCACCTGCCCGCCGCCGAGTTGCCCGACGACGACTATCCGTTCGTGCTCAACACCGGCCGGGTGCAGCATCAGTGGCACACCCTGACCAAGACCGGCAAGGTCGCCAAGCTCAACAAGCTCAACCCCGGGCCGTTCATCGAGGTCCATCCCGAGGACGCGGCAAAACTTGCTGTCGTCGAAGGTGATTGGCTCGAAGTCGCATCCCGCCGTGGCCGTGCCGTCCTGCCCACGGTGGTCACCGACCGGGTTCGGATCGGAACCACGTTCGCGCCGTTCCACTGGAACGATCTGTTCGGCGAGTACCTGACCGTCAACGCCGTCACCAACGACGCCGTGGACCCGATCTCCTTCCAGCCCGAATTCAAGGTCTGTGCGGTCACGCTGACCAAGGTCGCCGCACCCATCCGGCCCGAACCGGTCGTCGAACCGACCTCGGCGCCGGAACCTGTCACCACCACCGCGGCTCCGGTCGCCGCGCGAGCGGGCGATCGGGTGATGTCGGCCGCCGCTGCGCTCGGCCTCGCCGATATCGGCGCGCCCGCGCTCACAGACCTCGAGTCCGCGTACCTCTCCGGCTTCCTCTCAGGTGTGCGACGCACCGGCGACGAGGACATCGTGCCGGCCGTGCCCGCCGTGAATCCTTTGCGCCCCAATGTCACCGCGTGGGTCGACGGCATGATGGCCGGCCTCTTCACGCCGCATGCCCGTGCCATTCCGGCGGCCCAGTTCGAGGCGACCGCTCCGACCGCACTCCTGACCGCCGAACCCCCGGCGTCCGAAACATCCACCCCCGCACGCCCGCTGATGATCCTGTGGGCCTCGCAGACCGGCAATGCCGAGGACTTCGCCACCGGCACCCTCGTCAAGACACTGACCGAGCAGAGCATGACGCCGGCCGTGCACGCCATGGATTCGCTCTCGGCGGCCGATCTCCCGCAGGGCGCCGACCTCCTCGTCGTCAGCAGCACCTTCGGCGACGGCGACGCCCCCGACAACGGCGCCGGATTCTTCGAGACCCTCACCGGCCTCACCGAATCGGCCCTCACCGGAACACGATTCGCGGTGCTGGCCTTCGGCGACTCGAACTACGACGCATTCTGCGGACACGGCAAACGCCTCGACGCCCGCCTGGCCGAACTCGGGGCCGAACGGCTCATTCCCCGCGTCGATTGCGAACCCGACTTCGACGACACCGCCGCCGCATGGCTCGAACAACTCCTGCCCACCCTCGCGGTCCCACCGAATCCGCCACGGCACCGGATACATCCAGTTCCGCCGCACCGGCGCCGACCACTGACACTCAGCCTGGTCCGACGGCGTCGGCCGCGCAGCCGCAAACCACCTCGACGGCCACGGCCACACGTCTCGAGACCGACAAGCCGCTGGGCCAGCTGGTGGGTAATCGGCTGCTGAGCCTGCCCGGCGCGCAGAAGGAGGTCCGGCAGTTCAGTTTCGATCTGACCGGCACCGGCCTGAGCTACGACGTCGGTGACGCCCTCGGCGTGCGCCCGTTCAATGACCTGGGTCTGGTGTGGGAATTCCTGGCCACTACCGGACTCGATCCCGCCGCCGTCGTCGACGTGCCCAAGGTCGGGTCCCTGCCCTTGTCCATCGCCCTGGAAGAACACCTCGACCTGACGAAGGTCACGCCCGAACTGTTGAAGCATCTGGCCGAATCCACCGCCGATCCCTACCTCAAAACCCTGATGCGCCAGGACAACAAGGGCGAATTGGCGAAGTGGCTGTGGGGCCGCCAACCGGTCGACATCGCCGCCGAGCATCCGGTGCTCGCCGACCCGCAGCGCTGGGTCGACATGCTCAAACGCATTCAGCCGCGGCTGTATTCGATCTCGTCGAGCCCGTTGTCGAACCCGATGATCGTGCGCACCACCGTCTCCGTCATCCGCTACCCGGGCCCGACCGGACGGCCCCGCGGCGGACTCTGCTCGACCTATCTCGCCGACTCCGAACAGAACCAGTCCCTCGCGCTGCATGTGCAGCGCTCACCCCACTTCCGGCCGCCCGCGACGACCCGAACGTCGCCGCGATCATGATCGGCCCCGGCACCGGCGTCGCCCCCTTCGTCGGATTCCTCGAACACCGGCAGGCCCGCGGCGACCAAGCGCCCAACTGGCTGTTCTTCGGCGAACAACACCGCGCCACCGACTTCTACTACAGCGAGGAACTCGAACAACTCCAGCAGCAAGGCATCCTCACCCGCCTCGACCTGGCGTTCTCCCGCGACCAGCGCACCAAGATCTACGTCCAGGACCGGATGCGTGAACACGGCGCACAGCTGTGGAAGTGGATCGATTCCGGCGCCCACTTCTACGTCTGTGGCGACGCCTCCCGCATGGCCAAGGACGTGGACCTGGCGCTGCGCGAGATCATCGCCCACCACGGCGACATGGACACCGACGACGCCGACGCCTATGTCAAGAAGCTCTCGGCCGACAAGCGCTATGTCCGCGACGTCTACTGAATCCACATCTGCGGAAGTAGGGGGCGGTTGGTCCCGCATTCGCGGCCCAATCCTCCCATTTGGTCCGAACCTTCGTTTACGCTGAATGGATGAGCGAGCCGGACTTCCCGCCCGAGCTGGCCGACATCGTCGCCGGCCTCGAACTCGCCTTCCTGGTCAGCATCGGCGACCTGGGACCGCACACCACACCCCAGCATCCCGTGTTGCGCGACGGCCGATTCCACATCGCCACCCCCGGCCCCGCGACCTGCCGCAATATCGCCGCCCGCCCGGCCGTCACCCTGCTCTGGCCACCGACCCAGCCCGACGGCCACGTCCTCATCATCGACGGCCACGCGGCGCTCCGCGGCAACGCTCTGGAAGTCATCCCCACCCACGCCGTCTTCCACCACGTCGGCGCCCCCGAAGCGATGACCCGGCGCTGCGCCGACTGCCGCCGCTTCACCCTCGCACCGCCATACGTGTTGACCGGAGCCGACAACCAGAATCCGTGACAGCGCCCACCGACATCGCATCGGACACGATCATTATCCGAAATTCTCGTTCGGACGCCGCATAAGTCGATACCCGAGGGCAATCGGGGAAATTGTGGCCGGCGAACACTCCGGCGTCCCGCCTCGCCGGCGCGCGGATACTCTTCCACACCGGCGTTGCAGCAGGGTTGTCGTGCTGCCGGAAATCTCATCGGACAGCGAATCACCGTGTGCAAGAGGGTAATCCGGTCGTCGCAAACCTGCCGTGCGGACGTACCGCGATGCTGCGGTGGCGAGGCGCCCGCTGAACTCGACCGCGTTCCGGACCGTCCGGCGAGCCGGACCCTGCGAGTTCCGGACAGCTGACCTGATTCCGGGCAAATTCCGGGCGACGCATGGGATATTGGTCGGCGGGAAAGGAATTCGGGGGGGACCTGCCGATATCGAGCGAATATGCATCGACCACGAAGGCGACAACTTCATGACGACCTCCACCAGGGGTACCGAGGCACGAACCGAGGTGCCCGAGCGAGAACGCCAATGCGAGGACTTCTTCGCGCTGCCCGAGCTGGCGCACCTCTCACCCACGCGATCCACCGACGCCGGTAGAGAGCTCCGGCGCGACGGCACCTACCGGCACACCCCCGAGGAACTCGACATCGGGACGAAGCTCGCATGGCGAAACCATGATCGGTGCGTCGGCCGCAAGCATTGGCGCACACTGAAAGTGCTCGACGCCCGCGCGGCGACCTCGGCCGCTGATATCGCCCACGCGTGCTGGGAGCACCTGCACTACGCCACCAACGGCGGTGCGGTTCGATCCGCCATCACCATCGCGCCGCCCGCGGATGCCCAGGGCCGGGCCTTCCGGATCATCAATCCGCAGCTCATCTGCTACGCCGGCTACCGCGTCCCCGGAGGCGTTCTGGGTGACCCCGCGAATGTCGAGACGACCACGCTGGCAATGGATCTCGGCTGGCGCGGGGCAGGCGGCCCCTTCGACGTCCTGCCGCTGCTGATCCATTCGCCCGACGACGTCGTGCACCTGTTTCCCGTACCGCCGGAGCTGGTGCTCGAAGTCCCGATCACCCATCCGGAACTCTCCTGGTTCGCCGACCTCGGCCTGCGCTGGCGCGCGGTGCCCGCGGTGTCGAACATGGACCTGGAGATCGGCGGAATCACCTACCCGTGCGCGCCGTTCAACGGCTGGTACGTCTCCTCCGAGATCGGCCGCGACCTCGGCGACAGCGACCGCTACGACGCCCTGCCCGAGATCGCCGTCCACATGGGACTGGACCGCTCGAGCGATCGAACCCTGTGGCGTGACCGCGCCCTGATCGAACTCAGCCACGCGATCCTGCACAGCTACCGGCGCGCTCGCGTCCACCTGGTCGACCATCACACCGTGGCACGCCAATTCATCGACCATGTCGACCGCGAGAACGCCGCGGGTCGCTCCTGTCCCGCCGACTGGACCTGGATCAACCCGCCACTGTCGGCGAGCCTCACCCCCACCTTCCACCGCTACTTCGACCCACCCGACCCGGCGATCCGCCCGGCGTTCGTCCGCCGCGCACCGCTCACCATTTCCGGGCCGACCCCGATGACCACGCACGCAATCGAGTCGGGCGAAAACGCGGCGGCACCCCCGAGACCCGAGCACAAAAGACCGTGGTGGACCTCGATATTCGAATCCCTGCGCAGTTGACGACCGTCAGCGCTTCAACGTGCAATTGATGAACAGTGCCCGCAGGTCGGAGTAATCGGACATGACGCCAGCCACCTCTCCTCGACAGGACCGCAGCAGCTCCGGGTCATTCGACCTTAGAACCGCCCGACCCCGGTTACGAGGTGACGAAACGCTGACGACCGGCCCCGCCGCGGTTCACTCCCAGGCGAAGCGGGGCTGATCCATGTGGTCGACGCGGGTGGGGCGGCGGTGCAGGGCCACCTCGCGGAACTGGTGGAGGATCGCGGCGGTCGGGGCGTGCAGGTGGCCGCCCAGCATAGGCAGCTGAATGGTGGGGCGGTCGGAACCGGGGGCGGGGGCGAAGCGCGGGGGGACGTCGAGCTCCGACAGTGGAATCCAGTGCACCAACGCCACTTCGGCGGGGTTCGGGGTGAGGGGCGGCGGGTCGCCGACCCAGGCGACCACGGGGGTAATCACGTAGCCGGAGCGGGTCGGGTAGTCGTCGAGCAGGCCGAGGACCGCCGATCGAGGCAGCTCGATGCCCAGTTCCTCGTGCAACTCACGCAAGGCCGCCGCTTTCGCGTCCTCACCCGGATCCAGTTTGCCGCCGGGCAAGGCGAGCTGGCCGGCGTGGGCCCGCAGCCCCGGCGACCGCTCGGTGAGCCAAATACCCTGCTTCCCATCGTGATCGACGATCGCGATCAACACGGCGGCGGGCTTGCGGTCGCCGAGCTCGGCGGATCGACGGGGGAACGCGGCCAGCGACTCGGCCAGCGCGTCCCGAAGCCGGTTCGCGGGCACGTCGCTCCAGCGATATCCGCTGCTGTCCTGTTCGACCGGCATCTGCCGAACCTAGATCGACTCGCGGCCGACCGTCAACAAGCGCCCCCGCGCGCCGCCCGCGTCCTCTCCCCCGGCCGGGTTCCGACGTCTCGCCAGTATCGTTCCAGCATGCGTGATTTCGGAGTGGGGTTCACCCACTTTCTGCAGGGGCAACGATGGGTGGCCCGGCATCGGCGGGAGTTCGGGCTGGGGATCGTGCCGGCGCTGATCACGCTGGCGCTGTACGTGGCCGCCCTGATCGCGGTGATCACGTGGGGCGGGGATCTCTCGGATACGTTGACGCCGTTCGCGGATCACTGGCCCAGTCCGTGGGCGGGGTTGTTTCGCGGGGCGCTGATCATCGCGCTGGTGGCACTCGCCGTACTGGTGGCTGTGCTCACCTTCACCGCCGTGACGCTGCTGCTCGGGTCGCCGTTCTACGACGTGATCTCCGAACGGGTGGATCGATCGGTGTCGCCGGATGGAACCGCGCCCGAGTCGGGGCTGGCCTGGTGGCGGGAGCTGTGGATATCGCTGCGCGACAGTGTCCGAATCCTGGTGCGGGCCATGCTGTGGGCGGTGCTGCTGTTCGTGCTGGGTTTCGTGCCCGTCGTCGGGCAGACAGTGATTCCGGTGCTCGCGGTGTTCGTCACCGGGTTCTTCCTCACCCAGGAGCTGACCTCGGTGGCGTTGCAGCGACGTGGGGTCCATCTGAACCAGCAGATGGGCATACTGCGCTCCCGCAAAGCCATCGCCTGGGGATTCGGCGCGCCACTGGCCGCGACGTTCCTGATTCCATTCGTGGCGGTATTCCTGATGCCGGGCGCTGTCGCCGGAGCCACGCTGCTCACCCGGGAACTACTGTCGGAGCCGACTCGGCCCTGAGCCCCTGTCACATGGTCGACAAGGCGAAAGCGGTCAGGAATCCGGCCACCGTGACCAAACCCGTTACGAGCACGCAGCCGACGACGGCCCGGAGCAAAAATTTTGGACGACGCGGAGGAACTCAACTCGGCCCCCAGCTATAGATCCAGGAACATCCCCGCGTCGCAGGAAACAAGCTAACAGTGCAGACGACCGAGCGCCACATAATTTGTCCGATCCCACACCGGCGACGCTCGGGCGTACTTCACGAAGCAGCGATCTCACGTGCGCGGAACGGTCCCGTCGTCACCCCGCGCGACGGCGGGACCGTTCCGCGAGTGCGGTGCGCAACCCGCGGCGGCCCGCGGCCGCAACTCCGACCGGGGAGTATGTGACACCACGCGGCGGGAGCGGGCCGAATCTGATTTCCGACGCCGTCTCGGGAGCGTCGTCGGACGTCGCGGTCAGAACGCCGTCCGGCAAGGCCAGCTTGTTGATCGTGCGCAGCGTGAGCAGGTACTGCCGGAGCAGCGGGCCGGTGGTGTAGGGCAGGTCGTATTTGTCGCAGAGTGCGCGGACCCGCTCGGCGATCTCGGGGTAGCGGTTACTGGGCAGGTCGGGGAACAGGTGGTGTTCGATCTGGTGTGACAGGTGCCCGCTGAGAAAGGCCAGCACGGGGCCCGCGTCGAAGTTCGCGGTGCCCAGCATCTGCCGCAGATACCATTCCGGCCGGGTTTCGTGCTCGATCGCGGCGGCAGTGAACTTCTCCGCGCCGTCGGGGAAGTGGCCGCAGAAGATCACCAGATAGGCCCACAGGTTGCGGAGCGTATTGGCGGCGGCGTTCGCGGCGAGAGTCCGGCGCCAGCGGCGGCCGCTCAACGCCGGGAAGAGCACGTAGTCCTTGCCTGCCTGGCGTTCGATCTTGCGGACCAAAGCCCTGGTGTACGTGGACTTCTCGGCCGCGGTGGCCGCGCGCTCACGTTCGGAGTACAGGCCGTGCAGGGCGATCCCCCATTCGAAAGTCGCTGCCAGCAGCAGGTTTTGCAGGGGTTGCACCAATAGCCGTGGGCGCCAAGGCTGATCACGCGTCACTCGCATCACGCCGAAGCCGATGTCATCGTCGATGCCCAGGACATTGGTGAACACGTGATGGCGGTAGTTGTGCGAGTACCGCCATTGCGAGGAGACCCCGGCCATGTCCCATTCCCAAGTGCTGGAATGGATTTCCGGATCGTTCATCCAATCCCACTGGCCGTGGCAGACATTGTGGCCGATCTCCATGTTCTCGATGCTCTTCGCCGTCGCCAGCGCCGCCGATCCCAGCGCCACCCCCAGATTCGTCCGGCTACCGGCGATGACCAGACGCGCGGTGAGGTCGAGGACCCGCTGGAACACGATGGTCCGGCGAATATAGGCCGCGTCCCGGGAACCCAGGCGCTGGTCGATGTCGTGGCGAATCGCGTCGAGCTCCAGCCCGAGCGCCTCGACATCCTCGGGGCTCAGGTGCGCGTAGACCGCAACCTGGGTAATCGCCATATTCCCAGATTAGGGCACAACTACGAGGGATGTCTACAGCGTAGACTGACGTTGTAGACAGGTCGTGCCGGAGGGAGGAATCATGAACGGAATTCGCGCCGGACCCGCCGCGCGCCACCCGCCGAACCACCCCCGGACCGCTCCCCTGACCCGGGCCGCGATGCTGACCGCCGCACTCGAGATCATCGACCAGGACAGCGTCGACCAGCTCTCGATGCGCCGCCTCGGGCAGGCGCTCGGACGCGACCCGATGGTCCTCTACCGGCACGCCGCGAACAAGGCCGCACTGCTGGAGGGAGTCGCCGAGCTCGTGCTCGCGCAGCTCACCGTCGATCCCGCCGATACCGACTGGCGCCACCAGTTACGCGAAATCGCACGCGATTACCGCAAAGTCGCCGTGGCACACCCGAATACGGTGGCACTGCTGGTCACCTTGCCCCTGGCCACCCCGCTGGCCCTGCGCCCCCTCGGCACCCTGCGACCGCTGGAACACATCCTCGACCTGCTGACCCGAGCCGACTTCAGCGCCGCGGACGCGCTCCACATCTATCGCGCGTTGTTCGGCTTCCTGCACGGCCACATCCTCAACGAACTCCAGGAGCTCGTCGAGCACCCCGAGGAGACCGACGATGTGCTGCGCCTGGGCCTGCATCATCTCCCGATCGGCGAGTTCCCCCTGCTGCGCGGTCTCGCCACGGATCTGGCCGCCTACGACGGCGCGACCGAGCTGGAACGCGGCCTCGACATCCTGCTCAGCGGCCTCACCACCACCATGACCACGGCCGCGGCACGGCCGGGAAAGAGAAGCGACGATCATGACGCCACGACCTGACACCATCCCTATGAGCACTCGGCCAGCCTCGGCTCACCGGCTTCGGCTCGCGCTCGACGCCGCCGCCACCGCACCCGTCAACGGATTCTGGTGGCCGTACAGCCGCGGCCTCACCGCGGAACTTCCCGAGGCGCTCGCGATGCTGACCCGCCAACTGGGCCCGATTCACCGCGTGATCTACCACCTCGACGAATGGGATGCCGCACCGAGAAACTTCGAAGTCGGCGGCCGGCAGGTGCGGCTCGACGGCTACCGGCACATGCCCGCCCGCATCGCCGAAGTCCACGGCGCCGAGATCGGCGCGCGGGTGACCCTGCGTCTCATCACCCCGGTCGACGATGCCGACCTGATCGACGCGCAACAACGTTGGGAGTCCGAGGGCGGTGCGGCGGCCTAGTCGCGGATCACCGTGCGGGATCGGGCAGCGTCGCGGTGAGACCGGTCAGCAGAATGTCCAGGCCGCGTTCGAGTTCCGCGGCGCCGTCGTAGGCGGCCAGGACCGGCGCGAGTTTCCGCACCAGCGGAAACTCGTCGATCGGCAGCCGATACAACCCGAGCCGCAGCACCTCGTCGGTTTCCTCGGGACGCTCCACGATCTCCTGCAGCTCGTTGAGCACATGCCCGTAGAGGAACCCGAACAGCGCGCGGTAGACATGCAACGCGGCCTCACCGGAAAACCCTGCCCGGGTGGAGCAATTCGAGGACGTCCTCCAGCGGGCGCACCACCGCGGGCGGGCGCAGCCCCAGCGGCGTGGCCAGTGGCCGGGTCACCAGCAGCGGCACCACCCGTGGATGGGCAAGCGCCAGCCGCCGGAAATCCCTTGCGACCGAACGCAATTGACCGATCCAATCGGCGTCGGTGACATCGATCGACAGCTGCTCGAACACCAGCTCGGCGACGCCGTCGAGCACCGCGGCCTTGTTCTCCACATGCCGGTAGATGACCATTGGATCCCGACCCACGGCTTCGGCCAGCCGCCGCATCGACAAGCCGTCGACGCCCTCGCGGTCGATCAGCTCGAGCGCCGCGGCCAGCACCACGGCCCTGGTCACCGGGCCCTCACCGCGCGCGCCGACGCCGGGGTCGGACCGCCGGTTGACGGCTCGGCCGCGCCCGCGACCGGCAGGGCGTTCGACCATGCGGGAGATCCTCCGTTCCCATCGGACCTTCCGATGACTTTGATCGTAGACATACGCCGTTGACATCGGAGCGCGACTCGCGACTACCCTGGGGCGTCCGGGCTCGGCCGGCCTGCCTCCGCAGAGGTGCGGTCCGGGCAACCGGCAGCGAAACTACCGATCGTTGGCCGGATGAAGCTGCGCCGCCTGCCGCATCTGTTCGTCGGCCTCGTGGACCGGGGTGTCGAACGGGATGACGAGAAGGGTCAATCTGCCGCCGTCGGTTCCCATCAGTCGCATGACGGCGGGCGGCTGACCGAGACCGGGACCGAGCAGCTCGACACCGTCGGCGCCATCGATGCCGCGCTGGGCCAGACTCTTCGCGTTCCAGTCGAATCCGATGCGGGCTATCGGCCCCATCCGCGGAGTGACGGCGCTGATCAGGTCGTGCAGTTCGGCCGTGAGGTTGGCCGTCCAGGGCCACCAGGCGCCGTCGACGTCGCCGGTTCCGACGCCGCGCTCGTGCAACAGCAGCCGCGGCGTCCGGGTCGGAGCCGGGAAAGGCTGGGTGCGATCGGAGATCGGACCGGCGAACACGCGTCCCGCACTGAACTGAGGCATGTCAGACCCCCGAGCTCAGCAGGGTCGCGCGAGCGAGATTGCGGTCGGTGGCCGAGGTGATGACGCGCAGCACGATCATGCCGCCGCCGCTGCCGAACACGTAGAGCGTGTTGCCGAGTTCGAATCGGTGGGCATCGAGCTCCACCACGCGATTCCCGACCACGAGCCGACCGGGGGTCCGCGACCAGCTGATGCGGTCGTAGACCACGCGCCGAGCCGGACCCACCCTGCTCGCCAGCGTGATCAGCAGACCCGGCAATTCCTCGACGAGGTCAGAGGATCGAGGCCACCACGTGCCATCGATGTAGCCGTCGCTATCCCCCCGCGGCTTCAGCTGCAAGCGAGGCGCGCGACCGGGTGGACCCTGACCTACGAACGAATGGCCGTGGCCGAACCTCCGCAGGACACCTTCGAAGATGATCATGAGTAGACACCTGCTTCCGGGATAGGCGCGGCATGCAGTGCCGCGGAGGCGTTTTCGCGCGCCAGGAACGCGCTGATCTCACCGATCGCGCTCATCAGCGGGGCCGGGAAGACCACGGTCGTGTTCTTGTCGACGCCCAGTTCGATCAGGGTCTGCAGATTGCGCAATTGCAGCGCCAGCGGGTGCGCCATCATGGTGTCCGAGGCGTCGCCGAGCGCGGCGGCGGCCAGCGATTCACCTTCGGCCGCAATGATTTTCGCCCGCTTCTCACGCTCGGCCTCGGCCTGGCGGGCCATCGCCCGCTGCATGCTCAACGGCAGCTGGATGTCCTTGAGCTCGACCAGCGTGACTTCGACACCCCACTCCAGGGTGGTGACATCGAGGATCCGGCGAATGTCGATATTGATGGTGTCGGTCTCGGCCAGCGCCTGATCCAGCGTGTGCCGGCCGACCACCTTGCGCAGCGTGGTCTGGGCGATCTGATCGATCGCCGAATACACGTTCTCGATGGCGACGACCGATTTCTCGGCATCGACGACCCGGAAGTAGGCGACAGCGGAGATATCGACGCTGACATTGTCGCGGGTGATGATGCCCTGCGACTGGATCGGCATGGTGACGATGCGCATCGACACCCGGCGCAGGCGGTCGATGACCGGGACGATGAAGTTCAGCCCCGGTTGGCGGACCGCGACCACGCGTCCGAGCCGGAACAGCACGCCCCGCTCATACTGCGTCACGATCCGGATCGACAGCGCCGCCACGATCAGGACAACCACGAGCACGATAATCAGAACACCGAGCGCATTCACGGCTCCTCCTCACGATTGTGAGAGCCATACCCCCAGCGTAGGCCGCTTCTACGCTGGGTGTCTACAACGTAGTATTACGGGGTTGACACTTACCGCCGCTCCATCGGAAGGCTTCCCCATGAAGCGCGAGGTCTCCACCGCTCTCGACATCACCGTGCACGCCGACTCCGTGCGGTATCCCGGCAGGCGTCGAATTTTCGGTCAGCGAATTCGCTCGGGAATGGTGTCCAGAGCCCGCAGCACCCGCACCGCGAGTGCGGTCGCGGCTGCGTCGTCGAGTTCCGCGCATTCGCGTACGACGTCGCGCACCCGGATCACTCGTCGCTCGTAGGGGGTTTCGATCGTCATTTCATGCTCCTCGGCCCGCAGGCTCATTCGCACCTCGAATAGACGCTCGACTCAGCCTGCTGTCTACAGTGTAGACCTACGGTGCATTCAACGGGCGCGCAGACGCCGCTGCGACCAGGCGGCTCAGCGGCGATGCGGCCGGAAAAGGTCAGTTCGCGGAGACCGGGAGGTTCTCGCGTTCGGCGAAGGCGGCCATGTCGACCTGGCGGCGGGCGTTCGACAATGCGGTGATGGTGGACAGGCCCAGGGCGCCGGCGCGGTCGTAGAGGGTTGCGGTGGAGACGGCGATGCCGTTCGCGGAGACGTGATCGCGGGCCTGCAAGCCCAGCTCCGGACCTTCGGGCAGGCGGGAGAGGTTCAGGGTGACGTCGGTGTTGATGTAGCCGACGCCCGCGGTGCCCCAGTTGCAGACCAGGTTGGTGGTGTCGGCGACGAAGGCCGCGCGTTCGAACGGGGTGATGGGCGTGCCCTCGATGAGGGTCGGGACGTTGTTCCAGGCGGCCTTGCGGTGCGCGTTGACGCCGGAGGCGAAATCGTGGGTCCAGTCCAACTCGCCCGACTTGAACAGCGGCGGAGCGCCTTCGGGGCGGTCGAGGCGGGTGTCGGGGATCGGCAGGTCGTGGGT from Nocardia tengchongensis includes:
- a CDS encoding TetR/AcrR family transcriptional regulator, with the translated sequence MNGIRAGPAARHPPNHPRTAPLTRAAMLTAALEIIDQDSVDQLSMRRLGQALGRDPMVLYRHAANKAALLEGVAELVLAQLTVDPADTDWRHQLREIARDYRKVAVAHPNTVALLVTLPLATPLALRPLGTLRPLEHILDLLTRADFSAADALHIYRALFGFLHGHILNELQELVEHPEETDDVLRLGLHHLPIGEFPLLRGLATDLAAYDGATELERGLDILLSGLTTTMTTAAARPGKRSDDHDATT
- a CDS encoding slipin family protein; the protein is MNALGVLIIVLVVVLIVAALSIRIVTQYERGVLFRLGRVVAVRQPGLNFIVPVIDRLRRVSMRIVTMPIQSQGIITRDNVSVDISAVAYFRVVDAEKSVVAIENVYSAIDQIAQTTLRKVVGRHTLDQALAETDTINIDIRRILDVTTLEWGVEVTLVELKDIQLPLSMQRAMARQAEAEREKRAKIIAAEGESLAAAALGDASDTMMAHPLALQLRNLQTLIELGVDKNTTVVFPAPLMSAIGEISAFLARENASAALHAAPIPEAGVYS
- a CDS encoding fatty acid desaturase, whose amino-acid sequence is MAITQVAVYAHLSPEDVEALGLELDAIRHDIDQRLGSRDAAYIRRTIVFQRVLDLTARLVIAGSRTNLGVALGSAALATAKSIENMEIGHNVCHGQWDWMNDPEIHSSTWEWDMAGVSSQWRYSHNYRHHVFTNVLGIDDDIGFGVMRVTRDQPWRPRLLVQPLQNLLLAATFEWGIALHGLYSERERAATAAEKSTYTRALVRKIERQAGKDYVLFPALSGRRWRRTLAANAAANTLRNLWAYLVIFCGHFPDGAEKFTAAAIEHETRPEWYLRQMLGTANFDAGPVLAFLSGHLSHQIEHHLFPDLPSNRYPEIAERVRALCDKYDLPYTTGPLLRQYLLTLRTINKLALPDGVLTATSDDAPETASEIRFGPLPPRGVTYSPVGVAAAGRRGLRTALAERSRRRAG
- a CDS encoding DUF5994 family protein — translated: MIIFEGVLRRFGHGHSFVGQGPPGRAPRLQLKPRGDSDGYIDGTWWPRSSDLVEELPGLLITLASRVGPARRVVYDRISWSRTPGRLVVGNRVVELDAHRFELGNTLYVFGSGGGMIVLRVITSATDRNLARATLLSSGV
- a CDS encoding CoA pyrophosphatase; the encoded protein is MPVEQDSSGYRWSDVPANRLRDALAESLAAFPRRSAELGDRKPAAVLIAIVDHDGKQGIWLTERSPGLRAHAGQLALPGGKLDPGEDAKAAALRELHEELGIELPRSAVLGLLDDYPTRSGYVITPVVAWVGDPPPLTPNPAEVALVHWIPLSELDVPPRFAPAPGSDRPTIQLPMLGGHLHAPTAAILHQFREVALHRRPTRVDHMDQPRFAWE
- a CDS encoding nitric oxide synthase oxygenase; amino-acid sequence: MTTSTRGTEARTEVPERERQCEDFFALPELAHLSPTRSTDAGRELRRDGTYRHTPEELDIGTKLAWRNHDRCVGRKHWRTLKVLDARAATSAADIAHACWEHLHYATNGGAVRSAITIAPPADAQGRAFRIINPQLICYAGYRVPGGVLGDPANVETTTLAMDLGWRGAGGPFDVLPLLIHSPDDVVHLFPVPPELVLEVPITHPELSWFADLGLRWRAVPAVSNMDLEIGGITYPCAPFNGWYVSSEIGRDLGDSDRYDALPEIAVHMGLDRSSDRTLWRDRALIELSHAILHSYRRARVHLVDHHTVARQFIDHVDRENAAGRSCPADWTWINPPLSASLTPTFHRYFDPPDPAIRPAFVRRAPLTISGPTPMTTHAIESGENAAAPPRPEHKRPWWTSIFESLRS
- a CDS encoding DUF5994 family protein, with the protein product MPQFSAGRVFAGPISDRTQPFPAPTRTPRLLLHERGVGTGDVDGAWWPWTANLTAELHDLISAVTPRMGPIARIGFDWNAKSLAQRGIDGADGVELLGPGLGQPPAVMRLMGTDGGRLTLLVIPFDTPVHEADEQMRQAAQLHPANDR
- a CDS encoding pyridoxamine 5'-phosphate oxidase family protein translates to MSEPDFPPELADIVAGLELAFLVSIGDLGPHTTPQHPVLRDGRFHIATPGPATCRNIAARPAVTLLWPPTQPDGHVLIIDGHAALRGNALEVIPTHAVFHHVGAPEAMTRRCADCRRFTLAPPYVLTGADNQNP
- a CDS encoding EI24 domain-containing protein, whose protein sequence is MRDFGVGFTHFLQGQRWVARHRREFGLGIVPALITLALYVAALIAVITWGGDLSDTLTPFADHWPSPWAGLFRGALIIALVALAVLVAVLTFTAVTLLLGSPFYDVISERVDRSVSPDGTAPESGLAWWRELWISLRDSVRILVRAMLWAVLLFVLGFVPVVGQTVIPVLAVFVTGFFLTQELTSVALQRRGVHLNQQMGILRSRKAIAWGFGAPLAATFLIPFVAVFLMPGAVAGATLLTRELLSEPTRP
- a CDS encoding DUF6307 family protein, with the protein product MTIETPYERRVIRVRDVVRECAELDDAAATALAVRVLRALDTIPERIR
- a CDS encoding DUF5994 family protein produces the protein MSTRPASAHRLRLALDAAATAPVNGFWWPYSRGLTAELPEALAMLTRQLGPIHRVIYHLDEWDAAPRNFEVGGRQVRLDGYRHMPARIAEVHGAEIGARVTLRLITPVDDADLIDAQQRWESEGGAAA